TCAGGAAAATTGACAAGTAGCGACTGGTTCCACTTGTCAGAATCGTGACTCGAATGGTAGTCAGTGGTTGGGTCGTTCTTGGGTTAGAGTAGGATCTTCTCAGGTACTCAAGGAGATGCTGTGCCGCAAGCAATACACATCTACCTTAAATAGAATCTCGACGGTCATAAGTTGCGTCAAATGATCTACCGAAGGTGCTTAACAATCTTAATTACACAAACCTGAACCCATTTCATACGAGCTGTTCGATCACACCTCGCATACGTGTACGTAGCCTATATAAAACtgtacatacgtatatatacatatatagagagagtTCGCAGAAAAGGAATTGCGTTGATTTACCGCGAGCAAACGCGGCATCATACAAGCTGCATGGAATCATGAGCTCTACGGATTTGCCtcacagaaaagcagaatTCTGCGAAGAGATCAGGGGGCTAGAGTGGTGATGCGTCTGACTCTGTGCATGacaggagcgagaagaaaaggagaggaaagcaaacgaaggcaagaagaaggcaggtgCTTCCCGCTTCACATCTACACTTCCTTTGCCCGGACAGTCTGCCGCCCTGCTGGAGCCTCGAAGATGCACAAGCGAAGCTCTTAAAGCCATATTACCTCAGTTCCCCGCTGTTTTCTGTTCGTTTGTACATCTGGACGCGACAGATAAAAGAGTCCTGTAACGAGATACAGTtatgaagagaaggacgccaGTCCCCGGGAAAGAAACAAGTACACCGTCCTAACCAGTCACATTTTTTCATCTCAGCCAGTAGAGCATGAGTCTGTTCAACCTAGGCATGAGTCTGTTCAACGTGATCATTCTTAACGCAGACTAACAACGCATCTCTCTCAATTTATTTTCGTTCATCGCGGCCTTGGAAATTCGGATCTATTCAGTGACTGAGACACATGAATTGAGACGCTCACACCTTTTTATATTTCTTTCACCAAAAACTGGGGTAGAAATTTTTCAAACTCGGATCAATGCACTTGGAATTCAAAACTCTTTCTCTACGAATCCATGCATGATTCTGTCTCGTGAAAAGCGCTCATCCACTCTCGGTTTTCTCGCTCTGGTGCGCAACTCAGGAGCCTGTACAGCCACCTAGCGTGTACACGAATAAAGGCGAAATCCGACAGTGCAATCAAGGTGAGGCAGAACTTCTGAGGATGGGACAACCTAGTTCCTCCCTTCAACTGAAGGAGTCCTGTGCTCACAGCGTATACTGTTATTACATTCAAGAGCGAACCGTCATACTCGATGgtgttctgtgtctccatTAGACAAAATACAACTCAGCCGGAgtagaaagagacaaaagtaTGGAACCTcggatactgaatatgaaTCCAGTCATCAGACACAAACAACTAAGTCTTTATGGTTCCCGTACACCGCTACCCCAATGAATCGCTaattctctctgtcttgagTAAAACGTTCAACATTCGCCTGCAAACTGGTGACTGCAGGCCGCTATCGCTTCTCGCTCGACCAGTCCTCCGAACCGGATAAAATTATTCTCGAACTCGAAGCCCCAAAGTAAGCCTCCTGTAGATTCACCTGTGTATGTCCGTCTTCATGGTTCATCGAGATAAAGTAGATTACAGGtacccttcttctctcctgacGCTCTGTAAGCGGCTGCAGCCACAGCTAGACACCAATAGAGAGGCAAGGGACAGATAGGTGACTACGCATGTGAATAGACAGAGGGACGCCGAACGAAAGGTGGAAAGACAGCAAGTAGGTTGAAAGACGGATCTAAAACTCGAGTATGAGACAGCTGGAACAGACAAGTCGAGACACAAGGAAAGACGAGGTGTAGAGGGTAGAGGCAAGGTGCCTCGAATGACGCGGGAACCAGCACACAaggcaagagaagcgaacgaagaaggtCGACTTGAACACCGAACGATATATGCGTCGACAGAGATGCTGTTTAGACATAAGATGCTTGAAAGttcaggaaaagaaaaagatcCGCAGACGGTTCGAGATCATTTTCAAGAACCTGCCTTCCGCCAGAGCGAAAatgttttcctcttcatgCTCCTAGGTACCTCTGCACCTCGGCGATTGACGTGGATGTACATCCCAGTTATGTCCGCTGCACGATCAAGAGTAAGCTCCAGCTGCTGTTCTTTGGAGGAGGCTAGACGTTGTCTTAATCAGCGCCATTCTGGAAGCATAAAAGGAAGATGTATGATAAGACTGCGCGTAGAGTATCGAACGGTAATAGGTGCTCCAACGCTCGTCTACGTCTCTACCATACCTTTTCCCTACAGCTGAGCGGGACGCAACGATCCTCCAGACAAAGAACATGATATTTTTTCTGCTCTATATCGCGGATGTTTCACACGACGCTTCAGTCTTCTTCACAGATGCACCTGTGCAGAAGGATGCGTGAGTAACTATATCGTATGAATGCGGCTATTGCTGTGTAGCGTTGTGTCACCTGCATATCCGCTTCGATACATTTTTTTAGATATAGGTAAgatataggtagatagacgtagacagagagatattTATGTGagttcgcctcttcttccactttttgACTGGTCGTGCCTTTCAGAAGGCCTTACTGCAGTTCAGATTTCTTGTTTCATCGATGAGTCATGTTTCCATTTAAATACAGTGTCTGTGCCTCGGTTCTCTGTTCATGCTAGACAAAGTTACTCAACTCCGACTGCCGGCTGAAGTGCGCGTCGAAGAATCTCGAGTGAGGCCCCAGCCTGTAAAGGCGACTCCGAAAGTTACGGTCTTCTTCACGGAGACGTTTCCTCAGGGCAGCCAACAGCTACACCTATCTCCTGTGCCATATGTGCAGGCATGCCGTCCTCAGTTCTCCTCTGgacttgcctctctctcagtctgtcgcctcgccttcATCCGGTATATTTATACTTGTTTTCCCCCTTCTGTGTACACACTTGTGTCTGCATACTCGTCCTCGTTCATGCGTCCTGTGACCTGCCTCTGTTCACTTCTTTTCATCCGTCAGTTTTCTCCTGGTCGTGTCTACACACCTTACCATCTGCCACTGCCTTTCTTCCATGATCTCCACCATTCTTTCCTCCCTGTAAAAAGGTCTGTCGCCTTTGTGTGACCCGGACCTCTAAACATCATCAAGATCGACATACTTGCCTGCTGTGCTGCTTATAGACGCACTTCTCTGCCTACCCTGAGTCcaccgctctctctctctctctcactctctcacTCTCACTCTCAACCCCTAGGATATATCTTTGTACGTAAAAATGTGTTGAAGTTGCTTCGTTTGCATTCGCCTCTTCACCGCCAACGAAAACGCAAATGTTTACTGCCTCTACAAATGACACAAGAGTCTTTGTTTGTGTGCTCTACATCTGCCGGCCTAACAGGTTCAGCGCTCGAAAGCGACGGGACATCTGCGGATAGAAATGCCGCTTGTCGAGCCTCCTCCTTGTGCAGTTCGCAGAAAGAAAATCGTTGCTGCATCTCCAGTCTCCGGTACGAATTGTTCAGGGAACCGTTTTCTCTGGCTCCTGTTTCCGCTCTGCATTCCttccgagaaaagaaagtccATACGCGCGCGTTTGCCCGTTAGTTCCCCCACAATGGTcacacgagacagagagcgaaaaagaggaaggtgGAGTTGTCCCTTGAGGTAGGTTCTTATCCTTGAAGAAGATATGTGAGTTTTCGTGGTGACGACGCGTTGGAAACGAACGAGGACGCCTGCAGTTTCCTCGATATTTGATTGATCGTTTGTTGAGGACGGAATAACAGGCAAGTGCTGCTgacgagaagggaagagcaGATGGCAACGTTCTGTGTGGCCATAGGGTTTGGAGGACTTGCGACTTTCTTCAGAAGGGATTTTGTTGTCgctgtgtgtgcatgcgtcgatccccagagagagacgaagagaagcgacaggaagcGAACAAACGCGGCCCTGCCCACCCAACGAAAACCTCTGCTGCGAACTCCGTACCCATCAAAGAAATGCTAAATGTgacaggaaaggcgaagcagtTCATGCCGGAGACGTCGAGCAGGACTTTCTCTGCAAAGACAGAATTGCGTAAAATATTGGAGCGCAAACCTGGGGGAATAACCGCAGGGGGCGGTGGTCAGTGTGAAGTGCCACAGAGG
This window of the Toxoplasma gondii ME49 chromosome VI, whole genome shotgun sequence genome carries:
- a CDS encoding hypothetical protein (encoded by transcript TGME49_239120); this translates as MSLFNLGMSLFNEPVQPPSVYTNKGEIRQCNQGRYRFSLDQSSEPDKIILELEAPKYLCTSAIDVDVHPSYVRCTIKNKVTQLRLPAEVRVEESRVQRSKATGHLRIEMPLVEPPPCAVRRKKIVAASPVSERDEEKRQEANKRGPAHPTKTSAANSVPIKEMLNVTGKAKQFMPETSSRTFSAKTELRKILERKPGGITAGGGGQCEVPQRTAAGDLEADGFLKGKENLAEAENSGRAEEDRFADDDALPELELVY